aaaaatgtccaCTTTTCGAGTGGAAGGCGCtgtaaaaacttgaatgcagataaagaaatgaattaaaataaagaatCCCATTTCCACTATATTCACTTGTATTTTACAAAACACTTGAACTGAACAAGCCGTTGGAAAGTAATtcctcaataaaataaaattaagaaattcaaatttaaactgtGTATTATCAGCATCACATTTTCTCAGCAGATTTATCGCAAAGGAACTGAAAGCAATGTAAAGGCTAAATATTTTTCTACTCTGATACTAAATGAGACCTTGCAAGGCACAGTATGTCAGGAACTGTAATATGAATTATTTCCAAACAGTAATAAAATCAACTAAACATATAAACTATACTTTATTGTACAAACACAAAGCTACAACCCAGCTACAACCCCCTCACCTCGTGGAATATGGTTCCTTTTGTAtttagttgtagtatttaactagtatatttaattttgcacagtctaaaaaagtggatcaggatgcatttcactgcatgttgtacctgtataactatgcatgtgacaaataaagaatctcATCTAATCTTATCTTATCTTTATGCCTTTGGGTGCTGTTTGATTAAATCAGATAAGCAGAACTGTCTCTCAGGTCCAATCTGTTCTTTTGTTATATAATCGAGTGCTTGGGGATCGTGGTGACTGTGGAGCCAGTTGGCTATAAGCTTGTTTGGCACAGCAACAAAATGATGTGCCAAGAGGCTACATCTGAATTAAAGCTAGGTCAGTCTTAAATAAGGAACAAATATGCATAAACATCCAGATCCTCTGCAGAAATTGTTTGTTCCAGATAGAAGTTTCCAACTATCCCCTGTTGTGCTACCAGAATTAATAAGTCCTTAGATTTCCACTCTAAACATTACACACATAATGCACTTCTGGGGTTTTAACACAACATATCCAAGTTTCAGCATTATTTAATCAGTAATGTTAATGGATGCAGAACACATGATGGGGACCTCTATGCAAATGACTGAGTGGGATGTTAATTCAGATGGTCATGCCTGTGGGTTTTTATTTTGTGATATGTTGCATTCAGCTTCATGCTGTAATtcacaaaatacacacataagGCTCCCAACAACCAACAACAAAACCACAGTCAAACTTTCATGTTATCATTCCACATAAAACCATTAACAGGAGGTGCTCTTTCAGTATGATGCAGGTATTGATATGTACAGGTGAATTCCATTTGGAGTGCCTGTAGTTTATTTTTTGGTTGTATTTTAGTATTTTCCCTTTCTATGCTGACTGTCTCTGAAATGTAAAATGGATCAGCTTTTTCTTGCAACCAGAAAGCAGATTCATATTTATGTTAAGGCAAAATCTTGCTTATCTTACAGTCTGCCATTCAACACACTTCCAGGTTGGTAGAGTTCAATTGCAACCTAACAATAGGATGCAATTTAAATATTCAGCTGAAAATTGCCTTAGAACATAGTTTTCTGCATTCATTTAAAAGCAAATTTTAAGTTAAACATCACCTTCAATTAGAAGCAGCTAAAAAGTTTATAAATATAGCTTAAAGTAAAACAACATCACTACAAAATGAGCTAAAAATGTAGCAAACATATCAATGAATATTTAGAAGTATTACCTCAATGTATGGTATGATTTTGCAAGAAAAGTCCTCCAGGAGCCACTTCTTGGTAAGTTCATGAAATATTACCAATGGTaagcaaaagaaaataatcagaaaatcCCAAAATGCCAAGTTTGCCAAAAGTGAGTTGGATATGCTCCTCATATAGTAGTTGTGATAAACTATACACATAACAGCCATGTTGCCCATAATACCTATGACAAAGATAATGACAGACAAGCACATGACAGCATAGGCACCATATGAATCTTCTGTTAGTGGGTAAAAGGGATTCTTTATATGCAATTTTTTACTTGAGGTATTTTTTGGTACCAAAGCTTGATTAATGTCCATGTTATCGGAAAATACTTTAAGATCATTGGTTAGAAAAGGGACAGAGGCATTTAAAGGCAACGCTTGTGGATCAGTCCAAATTGCAGTTCTCTCACTTAGCTGAGTTTCATTGAAATCGGTTGAAAAATTGTTTATATTTGAGGTTATGTTTGTGCTCTGGTTGTTTTCTCTCAACTGAAGTTCAATCGTTCCCCTTCTCTTTCTGCGAACATGAATGTTTGGTGTAATATTATACACATTTTCCTGTGCAACCTTCTGCCTATCAGATCTGGTTTCCACAGCCAAGTTTCTCACCTTTCCATGCTCCTGCAGAATTGTTTTAGATTGCATATTCAGTGCTGCTAATGAgtctctttttttctctgcatttaaTACCAGATCTAAAGGTCCTGTGGGATTAATGTCTTTCCCAGGTAGCCTAATATGGCAGATAAGTTTTCTTAAGGTCATTTCATTTGAAAAGTTCCTATGAACAGTGTATTTGGAGTTCTTGTTTGTGTAAACTTTGCCAGCGGCTGAATGAAGACCATGACACCAACGTGTGCCCACGATATTGCCATGCTCTGGATTCATCAAACCATCTTGTAGCTTCACAGCACTCACTATTAAAGTCCAGACTGAAAACAAGGAAAATGAGGTGGAGAAAGGATATTGCATGATTGAAACAGAGCTTCAGTCACCAAATAAAGAATCTATGGGGTTATTCTACATATTTCATCTGACAGCAGTGCAGCAGGCAGGTAGGCTCACTGATATATGTGAAACGATGCTTGGGGTTATTGAATTACATTGGCAGCAAAGGAATACAACAGAACTGCAACACTAGTACTGCATTCTATCTTTAATACAGAGGCACACAATAATATAAAGTTAAGGTTCTCACAGGTATGTATCCACAGAAATGCCAGGGCTCCACCCTTCTTGTGCCAGcgtctctggaaaaaaaatgtttggtctTAGATTTTTTTAGTATCTCCTATAGGCAAACACATCTGTTTccctgggaaaaaacccaaaacccaTTTCCCTCAGTTTCTTGATAATCCTCAATGGAAATAATCCCTCCTTGTCTGGTAGTAAACAGGTTGCAAAAATGTCATCAGGTTAAAGGGGTGcatgtgcagagagagagacagagagagagaggatgctGCCCGTAGACCTGCCCTTTGTTCAGCGATTCAGGAGAAAACACCAGGAAAGGTGTGCGGCTTGATAAGGTGCAGGGAAAGAGGCACCTTGGCAGTGCGGTCTGTTAGTCCCTGCCGAGCTGCTGTCAGTGCACACAGAAAAGAGCCCCGCCTGCTGTCAGTAAAACACTCTTCTTCTagtctgtgcctgtgtgtgtggctgtgtgtgtgtggctgtgtGTGTGGCTGGGGCGAGACAGCTCCTCCCTCAAGCTCATGTTGCTAAAGGCAATTTGCACACCTTGCAGTCTCATTATTGTATTAATAACGGGGGAAGGCATGGGTACTGGCAGGCAAAATAGCTCATTGTTTTTTCCAGTATATTTTAATCCTGTATGTGAGGTGGTTTTTCTGATTCCAGGGCTGAGCTGTAGCAGGTTTCCTCAGTCCTATAACAAAGGCTAGAAGGGAGGGGTGCAGGAATAAGCAGAGACTCAGGATATTGACAGTGTTGTGGAGAGGAGCAGTTAGTTGCCTTGTTCTTTGCCATGGCAGTAGGTATCAGCATACCTTGTGCTGCACTTATCATGGTTACTGTGGCCATTTTAAAAATCCTGACCCTAAATCACTATGTAGCATGTGCCTACCCTCCTGTCAGAACTCCTATATCTCTATTTATATCCTCCCTCTGCCATCTGCTACCTCAGTCTTCCTTCCCTCCTCACTTAGTCAGGTGTCAGCCCACCTCCTTGCCTCCCCCTGTGTCCTTCCTTCTTCAGACCTCCCCTATTGCAACTGCATTGTAAAGTGTCAGTCCTCCTCCATATCTTCTAATGTGTACTGTGTACGTGCTGCTCTGTTTCACCTTTTCCCACATTGTAGTGGGCACATAAATGGTTAATGGACATTTAACCCCCCCACAAAGAAACATAATATTTAATCAGCCTCTTTGAAGCCTTTAAAGACCTGCCACTCAAAGGTTAAAAGTCCATCTGCAGCATTCTGTTTCCATGGTTAAATCACTCGCCTCCTTCCCTTACAAATTTGCTGTGGCTGTTAACTGTCACCACAAGCGACTGCATCATCATTGACCTTTGTAAACACACCCGCTCCTGCCCAAGTGCCAATGAAGAGACTGCATTGCCGGTTCCCATAGTAACTTGATGAGTGGTTAGACTTGCTTTTGGAACTTATCTACTCCTGACTCCAGTAGCAGACAGATTAACCATTTTAGTGCTCAATACAGTGTGGATTTTCCATCAATGTAAGGTCTGCCTGTGTATGCATTCATTAATGCATGCactgtaacaatctcgttatcgGGAACCTTGCTTGGCGGTGCATACACTCACAATGCACAGGGTAACCCTGCGGagtccggtgttcaccgacgcccttttgggccCCTGCTGACAACAACaagtccgtaaacgaggtaccgTCAAGGATGAAGAGGAGACATAGTCGAGAATCCGGCAAGAGGTTCAAGGCGGGCGGCAATAATCGGAGTCAAAAGTCAGACAggagtaaaaaaaacaggaattcagatACAAACAAACGCTTTGGCAGGAAAAGTAAGACTGGAACTAGCTTGGGCATTGTCAAAATGGTGGAGGAGCCTTTTAAAGATGATTTGACACCAAAGATTCAAAACCGGCGCTCCACGATGATGTCAAGACGATCGGCCTCGAACGTCAGCGTCAACAGAAGCCTGCGCACCCGAGACTGCAGAGCCGGTGTCCCGTGGAAGGAGCGGATCTCTCGGCGTGTCTAACATGCAATTTACACATAACAACATATAATTATACCCATGTATACCATAATCCCATTGCATTTTCTACATttgtgtatttgtaaagtgttCTTTGACAACGTATTTGCTCGGTTTGATGCCAATTAATTTTGCATACCAATGCTGTCTATAAGTAATATCAATAATACTTGTGATTTGTGTCTTTTTAATGTTGTTTGTCCTGCATATCAAAGAACCAATTGTTAAATCACAGCTTAtcattgattttattaaataattttcttaTTATGTTTAACCAAACAGTGTACagtattattctttatttcttgATATGTTCTTGTAAACACTAAAACTATAATAGTGCTCCTTATTAACAAAACTCACTttgataaaataaaagtaatcaaTTATCTTGGCTCCAGGCTGTCTGGAGCCTCTAAAACATCTTTTATATCGTTTTTTACTTTGTTAACCATTTTTGtttcaatgtatttttagatTCCCATGCAATAACAAAACACTCCTTTTGGTAAactaaatgcaatatttatttataaagaaacaaattacacagaatttttatatttgacgactttgttttttatacaatactTTTTCAATTTGCAAAAAGGGTGGACTTGGCCACTTGCTCATAGGATATATCTGGGCACTTTGGCCACTTTTTGTGACAGAATACATGCTCGGTTTGCTCACAGGGTATACTTGGCCATGTTTTTGAAAGAATACTTGCTCAGATTGTCCTATGGTATACTTGGCCACTTTAGGCACTTGTTTGGCTACAGAatacatgctcagtttgctcataggGTAGACTTGGCCACGGTATTTACATAATACTTGCTCAATTTACATAACCACTtggttttattacattccacaactgctgtgtaaaattatttaCTCATTGCTTTCACAATTGATCAGGTAGTCCCAGGGAAATCATCAGGACAAATGGAAACAATTGCTTTTGAGTTATGTCTCAATGAGATTAAAGACCACAGGATTGATGTAGCAGTTATTACAACAATTCTCcattaaagcataagtaaattGATGTTAACCAAATATAAAACTATTGATTATCAGTTTAATGTACGGCATTGGTGTAAAAGTATATCTAAAAAGCTGTTTGGTGTAAGTCAAAAAACAAATCATCTGTGGTGGTGCTCACAAAATTGTGACCACAATAGTCATAACAATAGTCATAATATTTTAACTGACAAATGGAAAAActgtaaatgatgatgatgatattgtcttaaccctttcactgccagccgatTTGGTCATTTATGaaccttttacatttttacaaagaaCAGATTCACATATTTCTCAGAAGTATACATTCCCCAgtatccaaaatgggtaaatatgtctttctactccaaagtactaagtcgcaaagctttcctaaatttgtcagttttgataaattttctgaaaatcacctcaaatctTCCATTTTGAAGCATCCTATGTCCCAcatatcattacgtaccaaggtaaatcaccctaaatatgaaggtCAGGGTTCTCTGAACAATGAGCAAAGGTTTACCTAAGGATGTGgcttttagggcccccaaaagaAGGCACCCAAATTGATACTTTCTGTCATTCCAGTTACTGcaatttttggaaagtacgcatTCCCCATAATCCAAAAtcggtaaatatgtctttctactccaaatcaCCTAAATATGAACGCTGCAGGTCtgttgaacagtttgatgcccaatatgcatagatttagcAAAGTATGAggtatgtacggaccccaaatgaaaaacatgcatatgaattttcccacctgccaactcagctgctgaaaacagagccACCTGATTGTGTATTACTCCAATACAATACTTTTGTGGCCACAAATCAATGTTGAATGAGGCACAATAATATTGTCTAAAGAGGCACAAATCAACAGCAACATATTTTTATGGCGATATGCAACTCCTAAACCACTTTTATTTGTATACAACTGCAAATGTTGCTGCTTAGTCTCTTTTCAATGTAAATGGAGAATTGGCTTAGCTGATTAATACAAACAAAGCCCCAAACTATGgcttaacatactgtatgtatacaatTAAGTTATAGTTGGAGTGAGGGTGGTACACATCCTATGTAGGAGGGTTCATATGTTGTGtatttacacttgagaaagggtcagGGAGACCTGaaatatattgcacaaatattttattcatcATTAGTGGTAAAGGTTATTTTAGAAAACACAACTGAGCCTATTTGCAATTCCCcgagcagtgtgcaaaatgcaaaaaaacagccATTTTGGAGTGCTTAGGAGAGGAGTACTAGGGGTGTACTCTTGCATCCCATAGTGCTCTTGCGCCCCCAGGAGTCATGAACGGGGGTCATGGATTACCTGAATTGCCTAAAACCTTCTAACAGGTAATAAGCCTTGGTTGTAGCATCGACCCAGTTAATTAGAGCAATGAATATATCTGTGTGAAAGTATACAAAGTATACAAAAAAAGTCTTCACAATTATGGTAAACTTATAAAAAATACCCATATGCTGTAAATCTACTGTCGGCATTTGAAGAAGGACTGTgctgcaatttaaaaataaaccatttatttaacACGAAATGTTACTCTTATTCTTAATTTAAATGAGTTTATGCAGCTTTATCATTATGTCTCTATcacaacaaaacaataacaaaacaaacaagaaTTTAAGTGTATTAATTTAGATCCAATTTTCCCTGATCACTTTTTTGAAACAATTTATAAAGGTCAATAAATAAGACAGTATAAAAAGTAGGATATTTGGGACAATTGATATATATTAAACAGGGCTGTTAATTTAAGAGttaatagcattttttttctagGTTACACGAACGTTGTTTCacatgcatgtaaaaaaaaaggtgtttattttgtACATGGTAAATTAGAATGTTACTGTTCAGTAGGGATACTGTACAACTGATCAAATGCATTGTCTGGGAttctaattaaaaacatttaaacatcttcATCAGTACAAATGGATGAATGTGTTTATAGGACAAACATTCATTTCAAACCATTGTAAGCACAGAAACGTCAGGCAGTTGACCCCTAAAAATTCACACAGCCTCTGCTGTCTCTGGCAATCACTCATGGCCCCTTTAACAGAGGTCCTGTTGCTGCAGAACATGAAGGACTGAACCAAACCATATTGTTCTAAGGTTATTTATTGCTGCAAGCATCCAAGGATGCAAAGAAAAATCTACCGAAAGGGCCAAACCTAAATTGCACTGCAGAATGGTGTTCTAATTTGTGATCAATTAGCTTTAAAGCATTTGTAAAAGCACAAAAATATTAGGAGAGGTAAATAGTAAAAGATATTTTTGAATACAATCAGTGGAATTATGGGTTCTTTTTGGATTTAGATGCAACATATTTTGGTGTACAGTACCTTGATTAATGTTATAAACTGCATTAGCAAACTCACTTAAAGTAACCTTTTTTCCTGCTACAACCTAATCATTTATGAAGTTTTTTTATGAGGGTAATGTCACAAAGGCAGAAAAGTAATTAATAGAAGCCATGAAGAGACACCTAAAATCATGCAATTGGGCAGTGCAAGTCTAAGAAATTTAAGGTAAttttcttaaagaggttgttcacctttgagttaacttttagtatgatgtagtgaatgatattctgagacaatttgcaattggttttattatttgtgttttttgtgtcatttaactttttattcggcagctctccaatttgcaatttcagcaatctggttgctagggcagaaattacccttgcaaccagggctggatttacatagctgcCGCCCCATGGTCTGTCGTTCGTAGACCACatccccttttattcactcaaattttcatcggaactggagcaatggggattggcgcacggaaaattttaaaaactatgttATCtcctgcagggccggaactaggggtaggcagaagaggcagctgcctagggcgcaatgattgggggccgctgggcagctacctcttctgcctacccctagaccgaacCCACCTGGAAATCTGTTCGCAGTAAGCGCCGCACGCTGAAGCGAACGTGAAtgcctttactgcgcatgcgccgggaACGCGCTTACTGCGCATGCCCGCCGGGAACCTGTTACTGCGCTTGCGCGCCGGGAACGGGAGAGAGGAagggctgggctgcctagggcgcccggcctgtTTGGCCCACCTCTGATCTCCTGTACATCCCtagtttttctgaaccaatgtgggtgtggttgggcaacatgctgcccccctaaaatcctgccaacctaggcccgggccttggtggcctttccacagatccgggccttcttgcaaccatgcattgatttgaaaaagagactgggatgtgaatagaagagggtctgaatagagagacgagtaataaaaagtagcaataataacaaatgtgtagccttacagagcatgtgtgttttatatggggtcagtgactcccatttgaaagctggaaagagtcagaagaatgaaaaaaaacctatacaaaataaataataaataccagTAGAAATTTTGCTTAGATTTGCCCAttaaataacatactaaaagttaacttaaaggtgaaacacccctatAAAAGCCTTTGTCTACTAAAACTACAAGAGAGTTCCTAAACACTCGCAAggttgtgtagccattggggcagccatccaaccactggatacacagtagataatagataagttctgaagaacccaattgtatactacagagcttatctgttatctgctgtttgacctgtgccttttctcctttttcagctttgaatggctgccctcatggctacacaacagcttgtttatattaactatagtatactatctgaagcaaacacgctaattgtaacagtacagcacagcagtacattatattttcattacttcaaaagttttgttgttactgttcctttaaatgcaaaattTCCTGTTCTTAATGCCTACAAGTACAGAGTTTTCTTTGCACATGGACCCAAACATTCTTTCATGTAAGAGAATGCCCACAGCATGCCATCAAGGTGTCCATATTTTGCAAACAGAAGGCGTCAAGAGGTGAAATATCTTTGAATACAATGGTGCATTTCACACAATAGGAGGCAGGTGTAAAAGTTTGCTGCAAGCAAAATCATgctggattttggaaaaaaagtataTCTAAAAGAAAATTGTGTACATTATGAAGTGAGTGCATTGTGAGTGGTgctgatttttgcactttgtcatgttttagtaggcaaatacagtatattttcattcCCAAGGATCCTGTGATTCATTATCATAGTTAAACAGGTCCTATattggttatccagaatactcagacctgggggtttttttggacaagagatctttctgtaatttggatcaccataccttaagtctaataataatttaaacattaattaaacccaataggatagttttgcctctaacaaagattaattatatcttagttgggattaagtacaaggtacggttttattattacagagaaaaaggaaataattaaaaaaaaatcgtaattgagctatctggataatcccatacctgtagcacttttcttttgtttttttcctaaacTGAATTTGCACCTGTTTAAAAATAGCAACCTCTCTCCTTTTTAGATATGATGCATAATATCTGTCAAtaaaattgtttgcaatgtatTTCTTAATGTATATCCATTAGCATTTTCATTACTGCGACCACTTTGCAGAGAGAGCAGCTAGATGTGTTTCCATTATGAAAGATGCAACCCCTCTGCCTTTGCAAATTATCACCTTTTCTAACGATAACAGACACCTTCTAACAGGTAATTAGGCCAGGTTGTAACAATCACCCAGTTAATTGTGTGAAAGTGTACAAACAGTCTGTAAAGATATTTTCCATAAAATGTCTTTACAATTTCAGTCTATGTAAACTTATACAAATACCCATACGTAAATCTACTTTAGGCATTTGAAGAAAATTGGCAAATGAGCTCAAGGAGAAGGGCTATGAGATGATTAAACTGGACACATAGCAAAACAAATGTACCTAAAGCTATAAGTAGAGTACAGAGAAAGCAAcagaaaaaatcaaatattcttGCTAAATGTAAGTAGTCAGAATAGTGCTGTAAGGCTTATACGACTGTAGGAGGAAAATAGAGTACTACTTACTATGCTATGTGAAGTCAAAGAATGGCGTATAATATGAAAGAAGGTCCTTTAAAACCAAATGTTGACTATGTTCACTGttaaaaggagaacaaaaagAGACCTGCACCTCAAcaatttattcattaaaatacaagtttattcaaattataatataaaaatatacagacccCACAGATCTTTTCTTTTATACCTCCATGGTACTTATTTATAGGCAGTAAAGATCCCTAATGACGAAATGTCCCATCAGTCCATTAAATATAAATCGGATAGGGCTGAATAAGTAACCTCTGTATCTGCTTTACAATTCATAATACCACGTCATTTGCTATTCCATCGCAATGGTGGAATGAATTGTATAGAAAAAATAATAGATTAATTGATTTGGCTGTATTTTATTCTGATATTGTTTATTCCTGCACAGCAAACCGCTTTTATTTAGTGGATCACTAAGTTTGGTTAGAGGGGATGCTGTTGTTACTATCACACTGCTCAAAACTTCTTCTGCACATTATACAAATATACTACAGCTATTTGACCTGGCTCTATTTATTCATAAGTCATATATGCTACAGTATGTAAGTTACCAAAATAACCAACACAAGCTCAACTACACAACAGCTGTTAAAAGCAGAACAAATGGTTTTGTGTTTAATGCACGAGTATATTCgattctataattttttttaatttgcccttttttctgctacttgctTACTTGAAAATGTAAAAGGCTTTCTGGTTGCCGGGATCAATAAAGCCCATCAACTTGTTCACACTGAGGCTACACATATTTTAAGTGCAGAAACCTTGAAACATTTGTTACTTTATCcagtaaaagcaataaaaaactcaaatttttggagttaaaaaaaaccaaacattcaaattcttctatatttattat
Above is a genomic segment from Xenopus laevis strain J_2021 chromosome 3L, Xenopus_laevis_v10.1, whole genome shotgun sequence containing:
- the gpr37.L gene encoding prosaposin receptor GPR37, which encodes MQYPFSTSFSLFSVWTLIVSAVKLQDGLMNPEHGNIVGTRWCHGLHSAAGKVYTNKNSKYTVHRNFSNEMTLRKLICHIRLPGKDINPTGPLDLVLNAEKKRDSLAALNMQSKTILQEHGKVRNLAVETRSDRQKVAQENVYNITPNIHVRRKRRGTIELQLRENNQSTNITSNINNFSTDFNETQLSERTAIWTDPQALPLNASVPFLTNDLKVFSDNMDINQALVPKNTSSKKLHIKNPFYPLTEDSYGAYAVMCLSVIIFVIGIMGNMAVMCIVYHNYYMRSISNSLLANLAFWDFLIIFFCLPLVIFHELTKKWLLEDFSCKIIPYIEIASLGVTTFTLCALCIDRFRAATNVQMYYEMIENCTSTTAKLAVIWVGALVLALPEVVLRQLSVEDTGMNGRFFRERCIVKISTELPDTIYVLALTYDGARLWWYFGCYFCLPTLFTITCSLVTARKIKRAEKACTRGNKRQIQLESQMNCTVVALTILYGFCVIPENICNIVAAYMSNGVSRQTLDLLHLISQFLLFFKSCVTPVLLFCLCKPFSRAFMECCCCCCDECIQKSSTATSDDNDNEYTTELELSPFSTIRREISTFASVGTHC